One Mercenaria mercenaria strain notata chromosome 12, MADL_Memer_1, whole genome shotgun sequence DNA segment encodes these proteins:
- the LOC123533821 gene encoding uncharacterized protein LOC123533821 translates to MVVEKRNVMYQCKVFYIGCGAPSKEHRGVEALQEPLKERYRGNVSSVEGYDVTVTVTPNELYVQYSNDAEPEFSLPIRTLSICAAVRCVDDAADSSNMKFIPVHSVVTATEPDSEHPAIFATVMRRSLDGEQQCYSFICNSTRDALHLVNATQTAHTAFTRGFNETGAMKFFIDRSTEFDRTLRLTQANAERRADTRKIYMYQEDYDTRQYNADTKTYQTTVDNTSLRRVNRVSRNYNDANVTLEGNTYYVKAGEVRVPTPPPTQHSETVFVKSSVEHMRAPTPPPQQTIIVDKPIINRPQKVEIPPPKIIEREVFIDPPPPPKIDQQVIYVDKPVFREMQWPDPPKPKVIETEVIIEPPPPPEQKPQVIVVDKPVVKDWPEPPPPPPPQIQEVPVYLEPPPWPEQLPQKIVVDKPILRDFGPPPPPPEPIIEERKCYIDPPEYPEQKPHKIVIETPCFNPPKPAPRPPTPIIEKREVFIDPPPFPKQEPQKIIVEKPIISPPGPCPPPPKPIIIEKPVEMKPMVWPQQEPQRIIVEKLVMRDPGPPPPPPKPIIIEKLVYCDPPPWPKVEPQKIVVEKPVFRPRPPPPVPKPIIVEKPVYIDAPEPPPPRQQTIVVEKPVLRKTYGVSETRRYPSVYNYHYQQKPPNVRGSYVVTTSPTQTRGLRRYAWSETGEDRYRSGWDYNADSGGYRIYGQPRDFRQKQFMNERGFSRRINEEFRHTKGPSSYTYGREYRRGSVSS, encoded by the exons ATGGTGGTAGAGAAAAGAAACGTTATGTATCAATGCAAAGTGTTCTACATCGGTTGTGGCGCACCGAGCAAAGAACACAGAGGAGTGGAAGCCCTCCAGGAGCCTCTTAAAGAACG ATACAGAGGTAATGTTTCGTCTGTCGAAGGTTATGACGTCACGGTCACAGTGACGCCAAATGAATTGTACGTACAATACTCGAACGACGCTGAACCAGAATTTAGCCTGCCGATTCGCACGCTGTCAATCTGTGCTGCTGTACGCTGTGTCGACGATGCCGCTGATTCCTCAAACATGAAATTTATACCTGTGCATTCCGTTGTCACGGCGACTGAGCCCGATTCGGAACACCCCGCAATCTTCGCAACGGTAATGCGACGTAGCCTTGACGGCGAACAACAGTGTTACTCATTTATCTGTAATTCTACTCGTGACGCTCTCCACCTTGTCAATGCTACACAAACAGCGCATACGGCATTTACCAGGGGATTCAACGAAACAGGCGCCATGAAATTCTTCATTGATAGGTCTACCGAGTTTGATCGCACTTTAAGACTGACACAGGCAAACGCTGAGAGAAGAGCTGACACCAGAAAAATCTATATGTACCAAGAGGACTATGACACAAGGCAATATAATGCAGATACTAAAACTTACCAAACAACCGTAGATAACACTTCACTGAGACGCGTAAACCGTGTATCGAGAAACTACAATGACGCAAACGTTACTTTAGAGGGCAATACTTATTACGTCAAAGCTGGTGAGGTTCGAGTCCCAACACCGCCGCCAACACAACATTCGGAGACGGTTTTCGTCAAATCAAGCGTTGAACATATGAGAGCACCAACACCACCCCCTCAGCAGACGATTATTGTTGATAAACCAATAATAAATCGGCCGCAAAAAGTGGAAATCCCACCACCTAAAATCATTGAACGAGAAGTTTTTATCGACCCTCCCCCGCCTCCGAAAATAGATCAGCAAGTGATTTACGTTGATAAACCAGTTTTCAGGGAAATGCAATGGCCTGATCCACCCAAACCAAAAGTGATTGAGACTGAAGTGATCATTGAGCCACCTCCACCACCTGAACAGAAGCCCCAAGTGATCGTTGTTGATAAGCCGGTAGTGAAGGATTGGCCTGAACCGCCTCCCCCGCCTCCGCCGCAAATTCAAGAGGTTCCCGTTTATCTTGAACCCCCACCATGGCCAGAACAGCTTCCGCAAAAGATAGTGGTAGACAAACCGATTTTGAGGGACTTCGGACCCCCGCCTCCTCCACCGGAACCAATAATAGAAGAAAGAAAATGCTATATAGATCCACCGGAGTACCCTGAACAAAAACCACACAAAATTGTGATTGAGACACCCTGTTTCAATCCACCAAAGCCGGCACCGAGACCTCCTACACCAATAATTGAGAAGAGAGAGGTCTTCATTGACCCACCTCCCTTCCCGAAGCAAGAGCCTCAAAAGATTATAGTTGAAAAGCCAATTATTTCACCTCCAGGTCCGTGCCCACCTCCGCCTAAACCAATTATAATAGAGAAGCCTGTGGAAATGAAGCCGATGGTTTGGCCGCAACAAGAGCCTCAGCGAATCATCGTCGAAAAACTTGTCATGAGAGATCCGGGTCCGCCCCCACCGCCTCCAAAACCAATCATTATCGAGAAATTAGTCTACTGTGACCCGCCTCCGTGGCCAAAGGTAGAACCTCAAAAGATAGTTGTTGAAAAACCAGTGTTTAGGCCACGTCCACCGCCTCCAGTACCTAAGCCTATTATTGTCGAGAAGCCTGTCTATATTGACGCTCCCGAGCCTCCACCCCCGAGGCAACAGACTATAGTGGTCGAAAAACCCGTGCTGAGGAAAACCTACGGAGTGTCTGAAACTAGACGATATCCTTCTGTATACAACTATCACTACCAACAGAAGCCTCCAAATGTACGCGGATCATACGTGGTAACTACGTCACCTACGCAGACACGTGGCCTCCGTCGTTACGCTTGGTCCGAGACTGGCGAGGATCGCTATCGCTCTGGGTGGGATTATAATGCTGACAGCGGCGGATATAGAATTTATGGTCAACCACGGGACTTCAGACAGAAGCAGTTTATGAATGAAAGAGGATTTAGCCGACGGATTAATGAGGAATTTCGCCATACAAAAGGGCCGAGCTCCTACACTTACGGGAGAGAGTATAGAAGAGGGTCCGTCAGCAGTTAA